In the Lentimicrobiaceae bacterium genome, AATGGTATCATTATCCACTCCCTGCATTTTCAGGATTTCCATCCATGCCATCATTGATGATAAGGGAGTTCCTAACTGATGTGCTGTTTCCTTGGCTAAACCCACCCAAACCTGGTTTTGCTCCGAGCGACGTGCTGTACTGAACATAAAATAGGCAATGAGCAAAAATATCCCAATAACACCAAATTGCACATAAGGATAATATTGTAGCTGGGTAAGCAAAAAGGAGTCTTTATAAAAAATATACCTAATCCCAAAATCTTTTAATTCCACACGTATTGGGTCGTTTTGGGCAGCCATTTCACTGATGGTATGACTTATGTAAGTCGTGTCCTTAATTTTCTTTTTATCAAGGTTGCCCCATTCTATCATATGCCGACAGGTGCTGTCGGTAATAATTACGGGCACCGAAGCCGAATTAGTAACCACATCGGTGAAAAATGATTGGTTGAGATCGTCGAGATACGCCCTGAGTTCAGAAAAAACCTTTGAATCTTTGTAATACAGATAATTTTTATTGCCTCCGAAAAACCGGAACGAAAAAGGTGGGTAAGCAGAAAATTCCCGGCGCAATGAATCATTCAGTATCCCAACTTTATTAATATCGAAATCCACATTTTTTGCAGAAAGAATTCTACCGGTTTCATCAGTTTGTATTACCGGTATAGAGGTGTTACCGGCAATGATTTCTGAATAAAAAGTAAGGTCTTCCGCCGGACCGGCTTCTACCAGTTTTTTAATGGCGTCAGCAAGCAATTCCACCCGTTTTCTCTCTTCTTTCTGAATTTTTAAAAAGAAATCATTAGTATAATTTACAAGACTGATTTTGCGGTGTATAGCATCTGCCCAGGTAGTGATTTTACGACGTTCGTCATTGGCAATTTTTTTAACAAGTACATGCGTATACCATAACGAAACACCAACTATTATTATGGCTGTAGCAAACAGCAGAAGTTTCCATCGGCGTTTTCGTATATAGATATTCAATGTCAAGAGGTTTTTAAGAATGTAAAAGTAGAAAATCTTTGTATTAATCAAACGAAGAAATTATTTTCGTATTGTAACAATCACCCATACAGTATTTGCCGTGGCGTTTCTTAAAAGCACCACATTCTGCTACTAAATATTGCCTGTACCCGTGGTAATGTTGCCCGTTCATGCACAACCTTTGTATTGAAAACGAACACAAATGAAATGAGAATTTTTATAAAAATGTTCATAATCAATAAATTATTTTCTGGCACAAAAAATGATAATTAATATAAGAGTGCCTAAAAACGAAAACTCATTTTTATTCGTTGTATTTATATACTAAACAGAAACATGATTAATATCGAAAGTATTCACAAAACCTACATTACAGGAGCCAACCAGTTGCATGTTCTTAAAGGCATTAATCTCTCTGTGGAAAAGGGGGAAATGGTATCCATAATGGGTTCGTCCGGTTCGGGAAAGTCAACCCTGTTAAACATAATAGGCATACTCGATAATTATGATCAAGGCAGCTATCAGTTAAATGGTACTTCCATTAAAAATATCAGTGAAACCAAAGCTGCGATGTACCGTAATAAGTACATTGGATTTGTTTTCCAAAGCTTTAATCTCATTAATTTCAAAACTGCCCTCGAAAATGTGGCTCTTCCTCTTTATTACAAAGGTGTTCTCCGAAAAAAACGTAACCGGATTGCCATGGAATATCTTGAAAAAATGAACCTGAAGGAATGGGCAGAACATACACCCAACGAACTGTCGGGAGGACAAAAACAACGTATTGCCATTGCCCGCGCCATGATTTCAAATCCCAAGGTAATACTTGCCGACGAACCCACCGGAGCCCTTGATACTGCCACATCATATGAAGTAATGGATTTATTGAAAGAAATAAATAAAGAAGGCATTACCATACTGATTGTTACACACGAAAACGACATCGCTCACATGACCGACCGTATAGTCCATATTAAAGACGGAATCATTGAAAATGGACACGAAACCCTTTAAATTTAACTCATAAATCAAACGATATATGTTTGACATTGATAAATGGCAGGAAATTTTCAGCACAATTCAAAAGAATAAGCTGCGTACTTTTCTTACAGGATTTAGTGTTGCCTGGGGCATTTTCATGCTGATTATTTTATTGGGTTCGGGCAACGGGCTTGAAAATGCTGTTAAGTACCAGTTTAATTCGTCGGCAACAAATACCATCTGGATGTGGAGTAACCAAACCTCTATGCCCTATAAAGGACTCAAATCGGGGCGACCTATCAACCTGGAAAACGAAGATTACGATTTAATTAAAAATACCGAAAAAGGCGTTGATCAGATTTCCTCCAGAAACTTTATCTGGCAGAATTCCACAGTTACCTACAAAAAGGAATTTGGAAGTTTTGATATTTTCACCGTTTATCCGGATTATGGGAAAATAGAACAGGTACAAATTTTGGAAGGTAGATACATTAATAGTATTGATATTGAAAAATACAGAAAAGTAACCTGTATCAGCAAGGTAGTAAAAGAAACCTTATTTAAAGGCGAACCCTGCATAAACAAGTATGTAAAAGTTGCTGGA is a window encoding:
- a CDS encoding HAMP domain-containing histidine kinase, which encodes MNIYIRKRRWKLLLFATAIIIVGVSLWYTHVLVKKIANDERRKITTWADAIHRKISLVNYTNDFFLKIQKEERKRVELLADAIKKLVEAGPAEDLTFYSEIIAGNTSIPVIQTDETGRILSAKNVDFDINKVGILNDSLRREFSAYPPFSFRFFGGNKNYLYYKDSKVFSELRAYLDDLNQSFFTDVVTNSASVPVIITDSTCRHMIEWGNLDKKKIKDTTYISHTISEMAAQNDPIRVELKDFGIRYIFYKDSFLLTQLQYYPYVQFGVIGIFLLIAYFMFSTARRSEQNQVWVGLAKETAHQLGTPLSSMMAWMEILKMQGVDNDTITEFEKDIHRLNTIAERFSKIGSNALLHPENIVKVLYDAVEYIKLRTSQKVKFYINLPETAVITLPLNLHLFEWVIENLCKNSVDAMGGNGKINISIFDEGKQVIIDISDTGKGITKSKFKGIFKPGYTSKQRGWGLGLSLSKRIISEYHSGKIFVKSSIVNQGTTFRIILRKNLPRRILK
- a CDS encoding ABC transporter ATP-binding protein, which codes for MINIESIHKTYITGANQLHVLKGINLSVEKGEMVSIMGSSGSGKSTLLNIIGILDNYDQGSYQLNGTSIKNISETKAAMYRNKYIGFVFQSFNLINFKTALENVALPLYYKGVLRKKRNRIAMEYLEKMNLKEWAEHTPNELSGGQKQRIAIARAMISNPKVILADEPTGALDTATSYEVMDLLKEINKEGITILIVTHENDIAHMTDRIVHIKDGIIENGHETL